The sequence CTTACGCTTTCGCCCGATTCTGATGACGTCCTTTGCCTTTATTGCAGGTGTATTGCCGCTGGTTACCAGCTCCGGTGCAGGAGCTGCCAGTCGCCGCGCGATTGGTACCGGGGTGATGGGCGGGATGATTACAGCGACGGTCTTTGCGGTGTTCCTGGTGCCGGTGTTCTTTGTTGTCGTGCGCCGCTTCTTCCCAGAAAAAATTGTGGTGCGAAGCGACGAAATCGCCGATGACCATCGTTAATTAGACTGATCGTTGCAGTCCTTCGAAGGGTGGTGTGTCCATCCTTCGAGTGATGATGCAAATCCATAGGTAATCAATGTATGAAAAAACAATTAATGTCTAAGACGCTGCTGCTGGCGATGACGCTGGCCTTGGGTGCATGCGCGATGGGGCCGGATTATATTCGCCCTGCAGCACCTGTCGCTGCTGTGGTAGGCAGCCAGCCAGCGGACGTGAATACGCCGCAGTGGGGGAGTTACTTTACTGATCCTGCTTTGCACTTGGTGATTGAAAAAGCGCTGGCGAATAACCGTGATTTAAAAATTGCCACCGCCCGAATCGAAGAAGCCCGTGCTTTGTATGGTATTCAAAAAGCGGACTTTCTGCCTTCGGTGAATGCCAATGGCTCGGGCAGTATCAGCCGCAGCAGCCCGGATACCGATATCAGCCGCCGCTATGAAGCTAATCTGGCACTGCTCTCCTATGAGGTAGATTTCTGGGGCCGTGTGCGCCGTTTAAGCGAGGCGGCTAAGGCTAATTATCTGGCGAGCGAAGAGGCGCAGCAATCGGTGCGCAGCTCTTTGATTGCCGATGTGGCCAATAGCTATTACAGCGCGCAGGCATTAACTGCACGTAGCAATTTTGCCGAGCAAACCGCTACAGCGCGTGCAGAAAACCTGCGCGTAGTAAAACGCCGTGTGGATGTGGGCGTGGCTAACCGTCTTGATCTGTTGCAGGCACAAAGCGCGCAAGATGCTGCCATCAGTGATCATGCAGCATTGGCCCGCCAGGCGGCCAACGCACAGACTGCACTTGTGGTCTTGGTGGGAGAGCCGGTTAGTCTGCCTGCTGCCAATTTAAATGCAGAAGTGGTGCAGCTGCCGGGGGGGGTAAATTCTGCTGTTTTGCTGGAGCGCCCGGATGTGCGCGCTGCAGAGCAAAAGCTGGTGGCGGCCAATGCCAATATCGGCGCGGCCCGCGCGGCCTTTTTTCCTAAAGTCACTTTAATGGGTAGTGGCGGGGTAGTAAGTAATGAGCTGGAAGATTTATTTTCTGGTGGCAACCGCGCATGGAGCTTTTTGCCGCAAATCAGTCTGCCGCTGTTTGATGGCGGGCGTTTGCGTGCCGGGGCGGATATTGCTGAAGCCCGGAAGGTCATTGCTGTGGCTGAATATGAAAAAACCATTCAGCTGGCATTTAAAGATGCAGCCGATGTGTTGTCTGATCAGGCATGGCTGAGTAAACAGTTAGCTGCTCAGCAGCGGCTTAGCGAGCGGCAGGAGCAACGCTTGAA comes from Iodobacter ciconiae and encodes:
- a CDS encoding efflux transporter outer membrane subunit, producing MKKQLMSKTLLLAMTLALGACAMGPDYIRPAAPVAAVVGSQPADVNTPQWGSYFTDPALHLVIEKALANNRDLKIATARIEEARALYGIQKADFLPSVNANGSGSISRSSPDTDISRRYEANLALLSYEVDFWGRVRRLSEAAKANYLASEEAQQSVRSSLIADVANSYYSAQALTARSNFAEQTATARAENLRVVKRRVDVGVANRLDLLQAQSAQDAAISDHAALARQAANAQTALVVLVGEPVSLPAANLNAEVVQLPGGVNSAVLLERPDVRAAEQKLVAANANIGAARAAFFPKVTLMGSGGVVSNELEDLFSGGNRAWSFLPQISLPLFDGGRLRAGADIAEARKVIAVAEYEKTIQLAFKDAADVLSDQAWLSKQLAAQQRLSERQEQRLKLAEVRYASGLAGYLDVLDAQREFYTASQGLIETRRARLAASAQAYKALGGK